One Streptomyces hundungensis DNA segment encodes these proteins:
- a CDS encoding STAS domain-containing protein, with translation MGASEAVVRQRVAKALRDSGDAVSDRWVELQLAQGELRGSVGERELREEADALVAALAAGLATGLPVTQVVNSHQELRQAVVDLSLRRARGGATPTATSLAVLVLKEAVLETVQTTTDDAGELFGAALLINRLLDAAGALSFDTYVEGREEIIRRQSRQLLELSTPVVRLWRHVLAVPLIGTLDTARTQVVMENLLQAIQDHEAQVAIIDITGVPTVDTAVAQHLMQTVNAVRLMGADCVISGIRPPIAQTIAQLGIDLSKILTRASLADALSEAIKLTADPAVESRALR, from the coding sequence GTGGGTGCCAGCGAGGCCGTGGTCCGTCAGCGGGTGGCGAAGGCGTTGCGGGACAGCGGCGACGCGGTGTCCGACCGATGGGTCGAACTACAGCTGGCACAGGGCGAGTTGAGAGGGAGCGTCGGCGAGCGCGAGCTGCGCGAAGAGGCCGACGCCCTGGTCGCTGCGCTCGCCGCGGGGCTTGCCACCGGCCTGCCGGTGACCCAGGTGGTCAACTCCCACCAGGAGCTGCGACAGGCCGTCGTCGACCTGTCGCTGCGCAGGGCCAGGGGCGGTGCCACGCCGACCGCGACGTCGCTGGCCGTCCTCGTCCTCAAAGAGGCGGTCCTGGAGACGGTGCAGACCACCACCGATGACGCGGGGGAACTCTTCGGGGCCGCCCTGCTGATCAACCGTCTGCTGGACGCGGCCGGGGCGCTGTCGTTCGACACCTATGTCGAGGGCCGCGAAGAGATCATCCGCCGACAGAGCCGGCAACTCCTCGAGCTGTCCACGCCGGTGGTACGGCTGTGGCGGCACGTACTGGCGGTTCCGCTCATCGGCACCCTCGACACCGCCCGCACCCAGGTCGTCATGGAGAACCTCCTCCAGGCGATCCAGGACCACGAGGCACAGGTGGCGATCATCGACATCACGGGGGTGCCGACCGTCGACACGGCGGTGGCCCAGCATCTGATGCAGACGGTCAACGCGGTACGCCTGATGGGCGCGGACTGCGTCATCAGCGGCATCCGTCCGCCGATCGCGCAGACCATCGCGCAACTGGGCATCGACCTGTCGAAGATCCTCACGCGGGCCAGCCTGGCCGACGCCCTGTCCGAAGCCATCAAACTGACCGCGGACCCCGCCGTCGAATCGCGGGCCCTGCGGTGA
- a CDS encoding STAS domain-containing protein: MRTQQSGGVPILRLGDVLITGLLNELDDKAALAFTDELTERIASDRASGVLIDISRLEMIDSFVARMLMEMTSMARLLGARVIVAGMRPAVAITLVELGLELDGVETALNAERGIAALGWHQGPRPPGGAGHDPTR; this comes from the coding sequence GTGAGGACACAGCAGAGCGGCGGCGTCCCGATCCTGCGCCTGGGCGACGTCCTGATCACCGGTCTCCTCAACGAGCTCGACGACAAGGCCGCGCTGGCCTTCACCGACGAGCTCACGGAGCGCATCGCTTCGGACCGGGCCAGCGGTGTTCTGATCGACATCTCGCGTCTGGAGATGATCGACTCCTTCGTCGCGCGCATGCTGATGGAAATGACGTCCATGGCGCGCCTGCTGGGAGCCCGGGTCATCGTGGCGGGCATGCGGCCCGCGGTGGCCATCACTCTGGTCGAACTGGGCCTGGAACTCGACGGCGTCGAAACAGCCCTGAACGCGGAACGGGGCATCGCCGCACTCGGGTGGCACCAGGGCCCCCGGCCCCCGGGAGGGGCAGGACATGACCCAACTCGCTAA
- a CDS encoding ATP-binding protein, producing the protein MTQLANRHATTAAPRATDDTAGERLVLHSEEDLLAVRHAVRAASVTAGFGIIDQTRVVTAASELARNAYIHGGGGTLTIEYPGRGAGQGLRLTISDSGPGIPDLDAALADGFTTGAGLGHGLGGARRLMHDFEVHTGAGRGTTVIVTRWAGR; encoded by the coding sequence ATGACCCAACTCGCTAACCGTCACGCCACCACCGCCGCACCCCGCGCCACCGACGACACGGCTGGCGAACGTCTCGTCCTGCACTCGGAGGAGGACCTGCTGGCGGTACGGCACGCGGTGCGCGCGGCCAGCGTGACGGCCGGTTTCGGCATCATCGACCAGACCCGGGTCGTGACCGCGGCCAGCGAACTGGCGCGCAACGCCTACATCCACGGCGGTGGCGGGACCCTGACGATCGAGTATCCGGGCCGTGGCGCCGGCCAGGGGTTGCGCCTGACCATAAGCGACTCCGGGCCGGGCATTCCCGACCTCGACGCGGCTCTCGCCGACGGGTTCACCACCGGCGCGGGCCTGGGCCACGGGCTGGGCGGCGCGCGGCGCCTCATGCACGACTTCGAGGTGCACACCGGCGCGGGCCGGGGCACGACCGTGATCGTCACCCGCTGGGCCGGCCGGTGA
- a CDS encoding SpoIIE family protein phosphatase — protein sequence MTLAGTPTVHVRIDHYSAVHLAAATARSLGERCGLPGAMPDQAAVLASELASNIDKHARDGALYIQPLAVGGGVEILAADRGPGMPELERCLTDGYTTVGTLGAGLGAVHRIATEFTIRTQAGVGTYASARLVPPGPADAARQRAGLTCLPADLEEHCGDAGAIVDTGPVRTAAVIDGLGHGSEAAEAAQSALRSFRTAAAAPLPDLLTAMHRALRHSRGAAVGLLRVEGERAQYCGIGNVRAVALSHEGVHHRLTGQPGVVGWRMPSPRTHSFPLSAGATALLHSDGIDARWTQAPSLFVLRLPPELLTASVTHHHRNTRDDATVLAIQPPRRHP from the coding sequence GTGACCCTGGCCGGCACGCCGACAGTCCATGTCCGCATCGATCACTACAGCGCCGTGCACCTGGCCGCCGCGACCGCCCGCTCCCTCGGGGAGCGATGCGGACTGCCCGGTGCCATGCCGGATCAAGCCGCGGTGCTCGCCTCGGAACTGGCCAGCAACATCGACAAGCACGCCCGGGACGGCGCCCTGTACATCCAGCCGCTCGCGGTGGGCGGCGGAGTGGAGATCCTCGCCGCGGACCGCGGCCCGGGCATGCCCGAACTCGAACGCTGTCTCACGGACGGCTACACCACCGTGGGAACGCTGGGCGCGGGCCTGGGCGCCGTTCACCGCATAGCCACGGAGTTCACCATCCGGACCCAGGCCGGGGTGGGCACCTATGCGTCCGCCCGCCTCGTCCCACCCGGCCCGGCCGACGCGGCCCGGCAGCGCGCCGGGTTGACCTGTCTCCCCGCCGACCTCGAAGAACACTGCGGAGACGCCGGCGCGATCGTGGACACCGGCCCCGTCCGCACCGCCGCGGTCATCGACGGGCTCGGACACGGCAGCGAAGCCGCCGAAGCCGCACAGAGCGCGCTGCGATCCTTTCGTACGGCGGCCGCGGCGCCCCTGCCCGACCTTCTCACCGCGATGCACCGCGCGCTGCGTCACTCCCGCGGCGCGGCCGTGGGTCTCCTGCGGGTCGAGGGAGAACGGGCCCAGTACTGCGGAATCGGCAACGTCCGCGCGGTGGCCCTCTCGCACGAGGGCGTCCATCACCGCCTGACCGGACAACCCGGCGTCGTCGGATGGCGGATGCCGAGCCCGCGAACCCACTCCTTCCCGCTGTCCGCCGGTGCCACGGCGCTCCTGCACTCCGACGGCATAGACGCCCGCTGGACCCAGGCGCCCTCCCTGTTCGTGCTGCGTCTGCCGCCGGAGCTGCTCACCGCTTCGGTGACGCACCACCATCGCAACACCCGCGACGACGCGACAGTCCTCGCGATCCAACCCCCGCGAAGGCACCCATGA
- a CDS encoding PP2C family protein-serine/threonine phosphatase, with the protein MGRPVTFAAGIETNPDSGTSFMTATLTAPGAPGPLARMGLPLPPAPAPPSTTLTWHMPVPAAHDAHSGVVQHSEAGTVDEELRAALAITDALRAEHRRLKHELAETNGGVLALYVQLEERDEQLRRAHGAMLQELEDALRPAPLTVEGLELAVHYAPADPHAPTGGDLYDWFTLPDGTLHITVVDALGHGVGSTRTALAVTHAVRTLALEGHPLRSLVGRAHELLTPLTPGLMATALLVRIDPATGEVELANGSHPPALLLRADGGARYLEVPGRGVGFPLPGSERLLRARLAPGDLLLLYTDGLTESRRNPCEGEVRLVEAARLHATKPVMDIPGAIAADMHTVVLHPDDTLALAIRVLGPPHAPQR; encoded by the coding sequence GTGGGCCGCCCCGTCACCTTCGCCGCCGGCATCGAGACGAACCCCGACAGCGGCACCTCTTTCATGACCGCCACGCTGACCGCGCCCGGAGCCCCTGGCCCGCTCGCCAGGATGGGCCTGCCGCTGCCCCCGGCCCCGGCGCCCCCGTCCACCACGCTGACCTGGCACATGCCCGTACCCGCCGCACACGATGCGCACTCCGGCGTGGTGCAGCACAGCGAAGCGGGGACCGTGGACGAGGAGCTGCGCGCCGCGCTCGCGATCACGGACGCCCTCAGGGCCGAGCACCGCCGGCTCAAGCACGAACTGGCCGAGACCAACGGCGGTGTTCTCGCCCTGTACGTCCAACTCGAGGAGCGGGACGAGCAGTTGCGCCGGGCTCACGGTGCCATGTTGCAGGAGCTCGAAGACGCCCTGCGGCCCGCCCCGTTGACGGTCGAAGGTCTGGAACTCGCCGTCCACTACGCGCCCGCCGACCCGCATGCTCCCACCGGCGGCGATCTCTACGACTGGTTCACGCTGCCCGACGGCACGCTCCACATCACGGTCGTCGACGCGCTCGGCCACGGGGTGGGCAGTACCAGAACCGCCCTCGCCGTGACCCATGCCGTCCGCACCCTCGCCCTCGAAGGCCACCCTCTGCGGTCCCTCGTGGGACGCGCCCACGAGCTGCTGACCCCACTGACGCCGGGGCTCATGGCCACGGCCCTGCTCGTCCGGATCGATCCCGCCACCGGCGAGGTGGAGCTGGCCAACGGAAGCCATCCGCCCGCACTGCTGCTCCGGGCGGACGGCGGCGCACGCTACCTCGAAGTCCCCGGAAGGGGTGTGGGCTTCCCCCTCCCCGGCAGCGAGCGCCTGCTGCGGGCCCGGCTCGCGCCCGGTGACCTCCTCCTCCTGTACACCGACGGTCTTACCGAGAGCCGGCGCAACCCCTGCGAGGGCGAGGTCCGCCTCGTCGAAGCGGCGCGCCTCCACGCCACCAAGCCCGTCATGGACATCCCGGGCGCCATCGCCGCCGACATGCACACCGTCGTCCTCCATCCCGACGACACCCTGGCGCTGGCCATCCGCGTACTCGGGCCGCCCCACGCGCCACAGAGGTAA
- a CDS encoding globin domain-containing protein — MTVYFYAILFSRYPQVRQLFPADMDVQRDRLLRGLLRIIELVDDPHRLVQFCSLLGRDHRKFGTVDAHYPAVGECLLAALARYAGDAWTHEMAAAWTRAYNTAARVMILAAQDDSRVRPATWKAEIVGHLPRGHGIAEITVRPDQAYPYVAGQYVTMETPWRPQAWRHYSPANAPRPDNTLTFHVRAVSGGTVSSALVHHARVGDIVQLGSPQGEMALTSAEDRDLVCVAGGTGLAPIRAILEEAARTGIRRYVDLFIGARTAEELYGLDDMLRMAQRQHWLSVRAAVSHQHIVGREGTLPQVLHEFGPWDQHEAFLCGPPAMVTTAARTLIHDGVPPSRIHYDPLETPVLNTPLAPARHPQENAPL; from the coding sequence ATGACGGTGTACTTCTACGCCATCCTCTTCTCCCGCTACCCCCAGGTGCGCCAGCTCTTCCCCGCCGACATGGACGTGCAGCGCGACCGGCTGCTGCGGGGGTTGTTGCGCATCATCGAGCTGGTCGACGACCCGCACCGCCTCGTGCAGTTCTGCTCGCTCCTCGGCCGCGACCACCGCAAGTTCGGAACGGTCGACGCGCACTATCCGGCGGTCGGCGAGTGCCTGCTGGCCGCGCTGGCCCGGTACGCCGGGGATGCCTGGACCCACGAGATGGCCGCGGCCTGGACACGCGCGTACAACACGGCGGCCCGCGTGATGATTCTCGCGGCCCAGGACGACAGCCGCGTACGGCCCGCCACCTGGAAGGCAGAAATCGTCGGCCACCTCCCCCGCGGCCACGGCATCGCGGAGATAACCGTGCGCCCCGACCAGGCGTACCCCTATGTCGCGGGCCAGTACGTCACCATGGAAACGCCGTGGCGGCCACAGGCCTGGCGGCACTACTCCCCGGCCAACGCGCCGCGCCCGGACAACACGCTCACCTTCCACGTCCGGGCCGTCTCCGGCGGCACCGTCAGCAGTGCTCTCGTCCACCACGCGAGGGTGGGCGACATCGTCCAACTCGGCTCTCCCCAGGGCGAGATGGCCCTCACGTCCGCCGAGGACCGCGATCTGGTGTGTGTGGCCGGCGGCACCGGTCTGGCCCCTATCCGCGCCATCCTGGAGGAGGCGGCCCGTACGGGCATCCGCCGTTACGTCGACCTCTTCATCGGCGCCCGTACCGCGGAGGAGCTCTACGGCCTCGACGACATGCTGCGCATGGCCCAGCGCCAGCACTGGCTGTCCGTCCGTGCCGCCGTCTCCCACCAGCACATCGTGGGCCGGGAGGGAACGCTGCCGCAGGTACTGCACGAATTCGGGCCCTGGGACCAGCACGAAGCGTTCCTGTGCGGGCCGCCCGCCATGGTCACCACCGCCGCCCGCACCCTGATCCATGACGGTGTGCCCCCGTCCCGGATCCACTACGACCCGCTCGAAACACCCGTCCTCAACACCCCGCTCGCCCCGGCACGACACCCCCAGGAGAACGCACCACTGTGA
- a CDS encoding pyridoxamine 5'-phosphate oxidase family protein, producing MTSPHPVPSPGERALQAHLATQERADAFYSRQVHQALTPPMREFIGRQSMVFLSTADRAGHCDASFRAGPPGFVTVLDDGTLTYPEYRGNGVLASAGNIAENPHIGLLFMDFTQHHIGLHINGTAALLAADDPLAAHARIPADLAPGRKPELWIRITVQEAYVHCSKHIPHLEPAARPRRRQPDQRPKDSEYFIAPVPAQPSAVPFPQEPHYPPMPQQVPQY from the coding sequence GTGACCAGTCCCCACCCCGTGCCCTCTCCGGGGGAACGCGCCCTCCAGGCCCACCTCGCCACGCAGGAACGTGCCGACGCCTTCTACTCGCGCCAGGTGCACCAGGCGCTGACGCCGCCGATGCGGGAGTTCATCGGCCGCCAGTCGATGGTGTTCCTCTCCACCGCCGACCGGGCGGGTCACTGCGACGCGAGCTTCCGGGCCGGGCCCCCCGGCTTCGTCACCGTGCTCGACGACGGCACCCTCACCTATCCGGAATACCGCGGCAACGGCGTCCTCGCCAGCGCCGGGAACATCGCCGAGAACCCCCATATCGGCCTGCTCTTCATGGACTTCACCCAGCACCACATCGGCCTGCACATCAACGGGACGGCCGCGCTGCTGGCCGCCGACGACCCGCTCGCGGCCCACGCCCGGATCCCCGCCGACCTCGCGCCCGGGCGCAAACCGGAACTGTGGATCCGCATCACGGTGCAGGAGGCGTACGTCCACTGCTCCAAGCACATACCCCACCTCGAACCGGCGGCGCGCCCCCGACGTCGCCAGCCGGACCAACGCCCCAAGGACAGCGAGTACTTCATCGCCCCCGTGCCCGCCCAGCCGTCAGCCGTTCCGTTCCCCCAGGAACCCCACTACCCGCCGATGCCCCAGCAGGTCCCCCAGTACTGA
- a CDS encoding aldehyde dehydrogenase family protein encodes MPELFIAGRWTSAAEGGKRDIRCPADGSLVAQVDEAGPKDAAAAVAAARDAFDRGPWPRTSVADRAALLVKVADLLVRDKADFARAESLDTGKRLVESEYDMDDIANCFRYFGNLVASAGTDRVVDTGTASVDSRVVHEPVGVCTLITPWNYPLLQTAWKVAPALAAGNTFVLKPSELTPHTAIMLMRLLQEAGLPDGAANLVLGPGAVVGAPLTTDERVDLVSFTGGLSTGRSIMAAAAPTVKKVALELGGKNPNIVFADAHFDTAVDYALMAVFLHSGQVCSAGARLLVEDELHDRFVGELAARAGRIRMGGPFDEHARTGPLISAAHRDKVEAYVAAGVAEGAVLRLGGARPDDPALADGFYYPPTILDECTPQMSVVQDESFGPVVTVERFRGEAEALALANDTVYGLAGAVWTTDEGRAHRMAAGLRVGTVWINDFHPYVPQAEWGGMKQSGVGRELGPAGLAEYTEAKHIWRNTAPEPQRWFD; translated from the coding sequence ATGCCCGAGCTGTTCATCGCCGGCCGGTGGACGTCGGCCGCGGAAGGGGGCAAGCGGGACATCCGGTGCCCCGCGGACGGCTCCCTGGTCGCCCAGGTGGACGAGGCCGGGCCCAAGGACGCGGCCGCGGCGGTGGCCGCCGCGCGGGACGCGTTCGACCGCGGTCCGTGGCCGCGCACCTCCGTCGCGGACCGGGCCGCACTGCTGGTCAAGGTGGCCGACCTCCTCGTCCGCGACAAGGCCGATTTCGCCCGGGCGGAGTCCCTCGACACGGGCAAGCGCCTGGTCGAGTCGGAGTACGACATGGACGACATCGCGAACTGCTTCCGCTACTTCGGCAACCTCGTCGCCTCAGCCGGCACGGACCGGGTCGTCGACACCGGCACCGCGTCCGTCGACAGCCGTGTCGTGCACGAGCCGGTCGGAGTCTGCACGCTGATCACGCCGTGGAACTACCCCCTGCTGCAAACCGCGTGGAAGGTCGCGCCCGCGCTCGCCGCGGGCAACACCTTCGTACTCAAGCCGAGCGAGCTGACCCCGCACACCGCGATCATGCTGATGCGGCTCCTTCAGGAGGCCGGCCTTCCGGACGGGGCCGCCAATCTCGTACTCGGCCCAGGGGCGGTGGTCGGCGCGCCGCTGACCACGGACGAGCGGGTCGACCTGGTCTCCTTCACCGGCGGCCTGAGCACCGGCCGGAGCATCATGGCGGCCGCCGCTCCCACGGTGAAGAAGGTGGCCCTCGAACTCGGCGGCAAGAACCCCAACATCGTCTTCGCCGACGCCCACTTCGACACCGCCGTCGACTACGCGCTCATGGCCGTCTTCCTGCATTCGGGGCAGGTCTGTTCGGCCGGTGCCCGGCTGCTGGTGGAGGACGAGCTGCACGACCGCTTCGTCGGCGAACTCGCCGCGCGCGCCGGGCGGATCCGCATGGGCGGCCCCTTCGACGAGCACGCCCGCACCGGCCCCCTCATCTCCGCCGCCCACCGCGACAAGGTCGAGGCGTACGTCGCCGCCGGTGTCGCGGAGGGCGCCGTGCTGCGGCTCGGCGGTGCCCGGCCCGACGACCCGGCACTCGCCGACGGCTTCTACTACCCGCCCACCATCCTCGACGAGTGCACCCCGCAGATGTCCGTCGTCCAGGACGAGTCGTTCGGCCCGGTCGTGACGGTCGAGCGGTTCCGGGGCGAGGCGGAGGCGCTGGCGCTGGCGAACGACACCGTGTACGGCCTGGCCGGGGCGGTGTGGACGACGGACGAGGGCCGGGCGCACCGGATGGCCGCCGGTCTGCGTGTCGGCACGGTCTGGATCAACGACTTCCACCCCTATGTCCCGCAGGCCGAGTGGGGCGGGATGAAGCAGTCCGGTGTGGGCCGCGAACTGGGTCCCGCCGGGCTCGCCGAGTACACCGAGGCCAAGCACATCTGGCGCAACACGGCGCCGGAACCGCAGCGCTGGTTCGACTGA
- a CDS encoding APC family permease, with product MADTPPGPEGPAESASSDQDAALTELGYKPGLKRTLGNFHTFAAGISYISILTGTFQLFYFGVSFGGPAYWWSWPMVFLGQLMVALCFCELAARFPVAGSVYNWSKHCGGPHVGWLAGWMMTVATMVSLAAVALAYQLTLPQISSVFQVIGDGTGKYDAAANAVLLGAILILFTTLVNAFGVKLMATINSGGVFIELIAAVALVVLLGVHITRGPSAIVETGGYGQGQSLGYLGAFLTASLASAYVMYGFDTASSLGEESIDPAHNAPRAILRALVASFLIGGLILLFALLAAPDLHAKELSVDGLQYVVKAALGHTIGVVVLWCVVIAITVCALSVQTAGLRLAFAMARDNNLPGGTKLARISPRFQTPVLATCLIGVVAVVILVVNINQPQIFSVVTSIAIVMIYVAYLLVTLPLLVQRLRGQWTTAPGSFSLGRFGIPVNILAVLWGAAMTVNLLWPRAAVYNATGPQHWYLRWGGVLFVGVVGVGGFLYYWFVQRRQTGVLAEHAVDDLPEPMAHGGP from the coding sequence ATGGCGGACACCCCGCCCGGTCCGGAGGGACCGGCCGAGAGCGCGTCCTCCGACCAGGACGCGGCGCTCACCGAGCTGGGCTACAAGCCCGGGCTCAAGCGAACCCTCGGCAACTTCCACACCTTCGCCGCCGGGATCAGCTACATCTCCATCCTGACCGGCACCTTCCAGCTGTTCTACTTCGGCGTCAGCTTCGGCGGGCCCGCCTACTGGTGGTCCTGGCCGATGGTCTTCCTCGGCCAGCTGATGGTGGCCCTGTGCTTCTGTGAGCTCGCCGCACGGTTCCCCGTCGCGGGCTCGGTCTACAACTGGTCCAAGCACTGCGGCGGCCCGCACGTCGGATGGCTGGCGGGCTGGATGATGACGGTCGCGACGATGGTGTCGCTGGCCGCCGTGGCCCTCGCCTACCAACTGACGCTCCCTCAGATCTCCAGCGTCTTCCAGGTGATCGGCGACGGCACCGGCAAGTACGACGCGGCCGCCAACGCGGTGCTGCTCGGCGCCATCCTGATCCTGTTCACCACCTTGGTCAACGCGTTCGGCGTCAAGCTCATGGCCACCATCAACTCCGGTGGCGTCTTCATCGAGCTGATCGCGGCCGTCGCCCTGGTGGTGCTGCTCGGGGTGCACATCACCCGGGGCCCGAGCGCCATCGTGGAGACCGGTGGTTATGGACAGGGGCAGTCGCTCGGCTACCTCGGCGCGTTCCTGACCGCCTCGCTCGCTTCGGCGTATGTGATGTACGGCTTCGACACGGCCTCCTCGCTCGGTGAGGAGTCCATCGACCCCGCCCACAACGCGCCCCGCGCCATTCTGCGCGCGCTCGTCGCCTCCTTCCTGATCGGCGGTCTGATCCTGCTCTTCGCGCTGCTGGCCGCTCCGGACCTGCACGCCAAGGAGCTGTCCGTGGACGGTCTTCAGTACGTGGTGAAGGCGGCGCTCGGCCATACGATCGGCGTGGTCGTGCTGTGGTGCGTGGTCATCGCCATCACCGTGTGCGCCCTTTCCGTGCAGACGGCGGGGCTGCGGCTGGCGTTCGCGATGGCCCGGGACAACAACCTGCCGGGCGGCACGAAACTGGCCCGGATCAGCCCCAGGTTCCAGACGCCGGTCCTCGCCACCTGTCTGATCGGGGTCGTGGCCGTCGTCATCCTGGTCGTCAACATCAACCAGCCGCAGATCTTCTCCGTCGTCACCAGCATCGCCATCGTCATGATCTACGTCGCCTATCTCCTGGTGACGCTGCCCCTGCTGGTCCAGCGGCTGCGCGGCCAGTGGACCACGGCGCCCGGCAGCTTCTCGCTGGGGCGGTTCGGGATCCCCGTCAACATCCTGGCGGTGCTCTGGGGCGCCGCGATGACCGTCAACCTGCTGTGGCCGCGCGCCGCCGTCTACAACGCCACCGGGCCGCAGCACTGGTATCTGCGCTGGGGCGGCGTCCTGTTCGTCGGTGTTGTCGGTGTCGGGGGTTTCCTCTACTACTGGTTCGTCCAGCGCAGGCAGACCGGCGTACTGGCCGAGCACGCCGTCGACGACCTCCCCGAACCCATGGCCCACGGCGGGCCGTAG
- a CDS encoding GMC family oxidoreductase produces MDEFDYVVVGGGTAGCVVAARLSEDPSVTVCLLEAGPSDVGDDNVLRLERWMGLLESGYDWDYPVEPQEHGNSFMRHARARVLGGCSSHNSCIAFWAPAEDLDAWATAGCTGWGAADTFPLYRRLESNDGPGDHHGRSGPVTIRTVQPNDPCGTALLEACAQADVPTTSFNTGTTVVRGAGWFQINSDENNMRQSSSVAYLHPVLGKRPNLEVRTGIRAQRLLIDADRRCTGAAYLAPDLVHSRTVTARRETIVSCGAIDTPKLLMLSGIGPADHLRDVGVDVVLDAPGVGENLQDHPEGVIMWEAKQPMVATSQQWWEIGIFVDTEPGLDRPDLMFHYGSMPFDMNTYRRGYPTSENAFCLTPNVTRARSRGTVRLRTRDYRDKPRVDPRYFTDEHDVRVMTYGLRLARRIAAQPALAPWAGAELAPGPDVQTDAELLHYIAETHNTVYHPSCTVKMGADDDTSAPLDARLRVKGIEALRVADGSAMPDLVTVNPCITTMMIGEKCADMLKEDARPA; encoded by the coding sequence GTGGACGAGTTCGACTATGTCGTGGTCGGCGGCGGGACCGCCGGATGCGTCGTCGCCGCCCGGCTGAGCGAGGACCCGTCGGTCACGGTCTGTCTCCTGGAGGCGGGGCCCAGCGACGTCGGCGACGACAACGTCCTGCGTCTGGAGCGCTGGATGGGCCTGCTCGAGTCCGGTTACGACTGGGACTACCCGGTCGAACCGCAGGAGCACGGCAACAGCTTCATGCGGCACGCCCGCGCCCGGGTCCTCGGCGGCTGCTCCTCGCACAACTCCTGCATCGCCTTCTGGGCGCCCGCCGAGGACCTCGACGCCTGGGCCACCGCCGGCTGTACGGGATGGGGCGCGGCCGACACCTTCCCGCTCTACCGGCGTCTGGAGAGCAACGACGGGCCCGGCGACCACCACGGCCGCTCCGGTCCCGTCACGATCCGCACTGTGCAGCCCAACGACCCTTGCGGAACAGCCCTGTTGGAGGCGTGTGCGCAGGCCGACGTCCCCACCACCTCCTTCAACACCGGCACGACCGTGGTGCGGGGCGCGGGCTGGTTCCAGATCAACTCCGACGAGAACAACATGCGCCAGTCCTCGTCCGTCGCCTATCTGCACCCGGTGCTCGGCAAGCGGCCGAACCTCGAGGTACGTACCGGGATCCGGGCCCAGCGGCTGCTGATCGACGCCGACCGCCGCTGCACGGGCGCGGCTTACCTCGCCCCGGACCTGGTCCACTCCCGTACGGTCACCGCGCGACGCGAGACCATCGTCAGCTGCGGCGCCATCGACACCCCGAAGCTCCTGATGCTCTCGGGCATCGGCCCGGCCGACCACCTGCGCGACGTGGGCGTGGACGTGGTCCTGGACGCACCGGGCGTGGGCGAGAACCTCCAGGACCACCCGGAGGGGGTGATCATGTGGGAGGCCAAGCAACCCATGGTGGCCACGTCCCAGCAGTGGTGGGAGATCGGCATCTTCGTCGACACCGAACCCGGCCTGGACCGGCCCGACTTGATGTTCCACTACGGTTCGATGCCCTTCGACATGAACACCTACCGACGTGGCTACCCGACGAGCGAGAACGCGTTCTGCCTGACACCGAACGTCACCCGCGCCCGCTCCCGCGGCACCGTACGGCTGAGGACACGCGACTACCGCGACAAGCCGCGCGTCGACCCGCGCTACTTCACCGACGAGCACGACGTACGCGTCATGACGTACGGCCTGCGGCTGGCCCGCCGGATCGCCGCGCAGCCCGCACTCGCCCCGTGGGCCGGGGCCGAACTCGCGCCGGGGCCGGACGTCCAGACCGACGCCGAGCTTCTTCATTACATCGCGGAGACCCACAACACCGTCTACCACCCGTCCTGCACGGTGAAAATGGGCGCCGACGACGACACGAGCGCCCCGCTCGACGCCCGGCTGCGCGTCAAGGGCATCGAGGCGCTCCGTGTCGCGGACGGCTCGGCGATGCCGGACCTGGTCACGGTCAACCCGTGCATCACGACGATGATGATCGGCGAGAAGTGCGCCGACATGCTCAAGGAGGATGCACGGCCGGCCTGA